A window of the Bdellovibrio sp. ZAP7 genome harbors these coding sequences:
- a CDS encoding SIMPL domain-containing protein: protein MRTAIKALVVVVTLWAGMAQAADRMIIVSGTSEKGLDPNLVSMTVEVWSKAQTAKVAQQTAANQFRQVKKVFDDFKIKKEDIQTDNYSLNPEYVYDQKTQTNKMVGFRVVQSLVVTLRKVDEAGPFLDALVTDKQTKDSGVNVNSINWDSDKRSAAETSALGDAVRATKVKAEEIAKAAGVKIKGVTRISHGAQTTQPPVPLMRNFAMKAMADSAPTELSAGQIKVRVEVTAEYEIN from the coding sequence ATGAGAACAGCGATTAAAGCTTTAGTAGTGGTTGTCACACTTTGGGCCGGGATGGCTCAGGCGGCAGACCGTATGATTATTGTTAGTGGTACATCTGAAAAAGGCTTGGATCCAAACCTTGTCAGCATGACTGTAGAGGTTTGGAGCAAAGCCCAAACGGCGAAAGTGGCGCAACAGACAGCGGCCAACCAATTCAGACAAGTTAAGAAGGTCTTTGACGATTTTAAAATCAAAAAAGAAGACATTCAAACGGATAACTACAGCCTGAATCCGGAATACGTTTACGATCAGAAAACGCAAACGAATAAAATGGTGGGCTTCCGCGTGGTGCAATCTTTGGTTGTCACTTTGCGCAAAGTGGATGAAGCGGGACCATTCTTGGATGCTTTGGTCACAGATAAGCAAACAAAAGATTCCGGTGTGAACGTAAATTCTATCAATTGGGATTCAGATAAACGTTCGGCTGCTGAAACATCAGCTTTGGGTGACGCAGTTCGTGCAACAAAAGTGAAGGCCGAAGAAATCGCCAAAGCTGCGGGCGTTAAAATCAAAGGCGTAACAAGAATCAGTCATGGGGCACAGACGACTCAGCCGCCGGTTCCCTTGATGCGTAATTTTGCGATGAAAGCGATGGCCGATTCTGCTCCGACCGAACTAAGTGCGGGGCAAATCAAAGTCCGCGTTGAAGTGACAGCAGAATACGAAATTAATTAG